Proteins from one Malaya genurostris strain Urasoe2022 chromosome 2, Malgen_1.1, whole genome shotgun sequence genomic window:
- the LOC131432534 gene encoding epoxide hydrolase 4-like: MSQAKRYAVLEVISKKQILKVCLRCLVANLLLLLKWLFECVKCRVHKTTIMRKAIEQVEFPNKQPNFMAETKMGRHSYVKLENTKLHYIEAGNRSNSTVLLLHGFPDCWISWRNQISELSQYFHVIALDLKGFNDSDKPIWRFDYTPNKICEDIRKFLIAISAKSVSIVGHDLGAIIGWIFTHTNPEMVDKFVSVSTPHPNLLWENLPSSSTFNRRWLEFIQLPYLPEIEMKHNAERILKKCFPHIQKEKVFVTGTNGSVINNLMDAYKYIFSRIDDWRGPLNYYRNFMFYRVKDAETLQCPCLIITGSDDRFYKLESVVKSSEFCENFVIKIIEQSGRAPHQEMATEFNSTLLKFLIGKRTLTRPSENIIPTPTRGLVGRVFGGFGVVANNTVKLGNNLKDGYSFASALNNVPNFMVKS, encoded by the exons ATGTCGCAGGCGAAACGCTATGCTGTTTTGGAGGTGATTTCTAAGAAACAGATCCTGAAGGTGTGCCTTCGGTGTCTGGTTGCAAATTTGTTATTACTCCTTAAATGGCTGTTTGAGTGCGTTAAGTGCCGGGTTCATAAAACGACCATTATGCGTAAGGCAATTGAGCAAGTCGAGTTCCCAAACAAGCAACCCAACTTTATGGCAGAAACCAAGATGGGACGACATTCTTACGTGAAGCTCGAG AATACTAAACTACATTACATCGAAGCCGGAAATAGGAGCAATTCGACGGTTCTTCTTCTGCATGGATTCCCAGATTGTTGGATAAGCTGGCGAAATCAG ATTTCAGAACTTTCGCAGTACTTCCACGTAATTGCACTCGATTTGAAAGGATTCAATGATTCTGATAAACCTATATGGCGCTTTGATTACACACCGAATAAGATATGCGAGGACATACGCAAATTTCTGATTGCCATCAGTGCCAAGAGTGTATCAATTGTTGGTCACGATTTAGGAGCAATAATTGGTTGGATATTTACTCATACTAACCCTGAAATGGTAGACAAGTTCGTTAGCGTTTCCACGCCTCATCCAAATCTTCTGTGGGAGAATTTACCATCGAGTTCAACGTTCAACAGAAGGTGGCTTGAATTCATCCAG TTACCTTACCTTCCAGAAATTGAGATGAAACATAACGCTGAGCGTATTCTTAAGAAATGTTTCCCGCACATCcagaaagaaaaagttttcgtAACTGGTACTAATGGGTCTGTGATAAATAATTTGATGGATGCCTATAAGTACATCTTTAGTCGAATCGATGATTGGCGAGGTCCTCTCAACTACTATCGAAACTTTATGTTCTATCGGGTAAAGGATGCCGAAACTTTGCAGTGTCCCTGTTTGATCATAACGGGTAGTGATGATCGCTTCTATAAATTGGAATCTGTGGTAAAAAGTTCCgagttttgtgaaaatttcgttattaaaattattgagcaatcTGGAAGAGCACCGCATCAAGAAATGGCAACTGAATTCAATAGTACTTTACTGAAATTCTTGATAG GCAAGCGTACGCTAACGCGGCCTTCCGAAAACATCATTCCAACACCGACCCGTGGATTGGTAGGAAGAGTCTTCGGAGGATTTGGTGTTGTGGCTAATAACACGGTAAAACTAGGAAACAATTTAAAGGACGGATACTCGTTTGCAAGTGCTCTGAATAACGTACCAAATTTCATGGTGAAAAGTTAA